One Oryza glaberrima chromosome 11, OglaRS2, whole genome shotgun sequence genomic region harbors:
- the LOC127754653 gene encoding la-related protein 6B-like: protein MSQQEVADPAQAAEEEGPGELPRSGSSSRLNAQAPEFVPRAAAAPPQAAVAAPPPPPQVIRVFAAAPPPPPASFFAAVPPPPPPPFEYYPAVGGGGGFGAPVELEAEAEQQPPPGQQSGRDGISDDVVHKITKQVEYYFSDINLATTEHLMRFITKDPEGYVPISVVAGFKKIKALIQSNAMLASALRTSSKLVVSNDGTRVKREQPFTESDLEELQARIVVAENLPDDHCYQNLMKLFSTVGSVKTIRTCYPQTPNGTGPVTNRSAKLDMLFANKLHAFVEYDTVEDAEKAIVELNDERNWRNGLRVRLLNTCMTKGGKGKKGGHDINDGHGVEDDVSTSNQSNEKHGEEALQTPDAQGEQLPDESAGDMGRGRGKGRGRGGRGRGRGYHYHNNNQQSYHNHQQHNHQNSNNRNTAHPVGTPPSNHPAKNEQQQQAQPQPPAGANKQPPGPRMPDGTRGFAMGRGMPQTLTTTPSASSGSEP from the exons ATGTCGCAGCAGGaggtggcggatccggcgcaggcggcggaggaggaggggccggGGGAGCTGCCGCGGAGCGGCTCCTCCAGCAGGCTCAACGCGCAGGCGCCGGAGTTcgtgccgcgcgccgcggcggcaccgcctcaggcggcggtggcagcgccgccgccgccgccgcaggtgaTCCGGGTgttcgccgcggcgccgccccctccccccgcgtCGTTCTTCGCCGCGGTGccccctccgcccccgccgccgttcGAGTACTACCCCGCGGTCGGTGGGGGTGGCGGGTTCGGTGCGCCGGTGGAGCTCGAGGCGGAGGccgagcagcagccgccgccggggcaGCAGTCGGGGAGGGACGGGATCTCCGACGACGTGGTGCACAAGATCACGAAGCAG GTGGAGTACTATTTCAGTGATATAAATCTAGCCACCACGGAACATTTGATGAGATTCATTACCAAGGATCCAGAAGGATATG TTCCGATATCAGTTGTTGCTGGCTTTAAGAAGATTAAGGCTTTGATACAAAGTAATGCAATGCTTGCTTCAGCTCTTCGGACATCATCAAAACTC GTTGTTAGTAATGATGGAACAAGAGTAAAACGTGAGCAACCGTTTACAGAGTCAGATTTAGAAGAGCTCCAG GCCCGAATCGTTGTTGCAGAAAATCTTCCAGATGATCATTGTTACCAGAATCTCATGAAGCTTTTTTCAACTGTTGGCAG TGTCAAGACAATTCGAACATGCTATCCTCAAACCCCAAATGGCACTGGTCCAGTTACTAATAGATCTGCCAAGCTAGATATGCTTTTTGCTAACAAG CTGCATGCTTTTGTTGAGTACGATACTGTAGAGGATGCTGAGAAAGCG ATCGTGGAACTTAATGATGAGAGGAACTGGAGAAATGGGCTGAGAGTTCGATTATTGAATACTTGCATG ACAAAGGGAGGCAAAGGGAAAAAGGGTGGCCATGATATCAATGATGGACATGGTGTAGAGGATGATGTCTCCACTTCTAACCAATCAAATGAGAAACATGGAGAAGAAGCACTGCAAACACCAGATGCACAGGGAGAACAATTG CCTGATGAGAGCGCGGGGGATATGGGACGAGGGCGTGGCAAAGGCCGTGGCCGTGGAGGTAGAGGCCGAGGGCGTGGCTACCACTACCACAACAACAATCAACAGAGCTACCACAACCATCAGCAGCATAATCATCAGAACAGCAACAACCGGAACACCGCCCATCCAGTCGGAACGCCGCCATCCAACCATCCTGCCAAGAACGAGCAGCAACAGCAGGCACAGCCACAGCCACCAGCAGGAGCAAACAAGCAGCCTCCAGGGCCACGCATGCCTGACGGAACACGCGGGTTCGCCATGGGCAGAGGGATGCCGCAAACATTGACGACAACACCCAGCGCATCATCCGGTAGCGAACCTTGA